GAGGGCTACACATATGAAACAGATATAACTCCACTTCCTGCCCGCTCGCTTAGACGTTATTTAATCAGGTACGGTTTTTTCCCGCTCATTGCAGGCATTCTTCTGAGCATTTTTCTTTCTCCGTGGGGGTATTTAGGCCTTCTGTTGATTCCTGTAAGCTTGCTGCTTGGTTATTTCGCATATAAGGATGCCGGGTGGAATCTAACAGGAGATAAGCTGCAAATGACCTATCGGGATATCGGAAAGACGACCGCAATTGTTTTACGGAAAAAAATGCAGATCTATGAAGTAAAACAAACGTACTTCCAAAAGAAAAATAAGCTCGCAACCATCCATACTTCCACAAAGTCCTCAGTAACGGCGGAAAGCTTTTCAATTACTGATACAGAATGGGAAGATGCTCAGGCACTGTTTCAATGGTATTCCTACGAAAAAAGAGTGAACGGCTAAAAGGGCCGTCCACTCTTTTTGCTTAGTACAATCGGTGATAGGGTGAACCCTCCGATTAATCCAAAGATATGGGCCAGAATATTGGTATTCGCTCCGGCAAAGGTCATGATGAGGGAAATGACAATGATGGTGACGATCATTTGGGAGTTTGATCTGCTCATGAGCTCTTTTCGATAAAAATAAATATAAAGATATGTGCCAAATAGACCGAAAATAGCTCCTGAAGCTCCGAGGTGATAATATTCTTCAGATCCGAGAAAATATGTCCCTAAGTTTCCGATGATTCCTGAGCCAAGGTACAAAAAGATAAATCTTATTTTTCCGAGCATCCTTTCTAATCCGGGTGCAAATAAAATAAGCGAAATCGAGTTAAACAGCAGATGGGTAAAACCCTGATGCATGAAGATAGGTGTCACCAGTCTCCACCATTCTCCATTAGCGACTCCAAAATTATAGCCGATCAATTGGCCAATTAACAGCTCTATAGAAGCTAATTCAAACTGAAAAACAAGCCATAGCAGGATTTGTATCGCGGTTAAAGCCGATACTATCGGATAAAGACTGATAAAAGAACGGAAACTTTCATTTCTTACAAACATGAACAAGCCCCTTTTAACGTCATTCTAATATTGTTATAATAACATGTTTATGAAATGTAGAGATAAATAAGTACTTGAAACAGAGGTGTACGGAATGATCATCGGGATTGGCATCGACTTGATTGAGCTTCGCAGAATTAATGACCTGATTAAGCGTCAGGAAAAATTTGCTGATCGAGTGCTTGCAGAGGAAGAGTTAAATATTTATAAGA
This window of the Bacillus gobiensis genome carries:
- a CDS encoding rhomboid family intramembrane serine protease, with amino-acid sequence MFVRNESFRSFISLYPIVSALTAIQILLWLVFQFELASIELLIGQLIGYNFGVANGEWWRLVTPIFMHQGFTHLLFNSISLILFAPGLERMLGKIRFIFLYLGSGIIGNLGTYFLGSEEYYHLGASGAIFGLFGTYLYIYFYRKELMSRSNSQMIVTIIVISLIMTFAGANTNILAHIFGLIGGFTLSPIVLSKKSGRPF